A single region of the Deltaproteobacteria bacterium genome encodes:
- a CDS encoding Gfo/Idh/MocA family oxidoreductase, with amino-acid sequence MPERRLRIGIIGFGRIALAHANAAMDLKDLVELVAISTRRDDRAREGTERFGVKRVYSDYRRLLEDQEIEAVLVCLPNHMHHPVCLEAARAGKHILVEKPMALNFREADEMVEEARTNGVTLMVGQSRRFSDAMAEIRARMDEIGHPFRIDINFLVSFPQPPTDWWRSSQEAGGLVILLQGSHSVDTILWLLDKTPSTVFALSRSRNPLWEGEDEADMILGFDSGEMASVHLSLNTTPYLHETIIVGPRGTMRLFEFPAGGVFGFSYRLEINGETVMSGQQAPSLYTVQLKEFSEAIRDKRSPVASGDEVRRTMFVLDGIRRSDREGIVIRLNPPQT; translated from the coding sequence ATGCCAGAAAGAAGATTGAGAATCGGCATCATCGGGTTCGGAAGGATCGCCTTGGCCCACGCCAATGCTGCCATGGATCTAAAGGATCTGGTGGAGCTCGTGGCCATCTCTACCCGCCGGGACGATCGGGCCAGAGAGGGCACCGAGAGGTTCGGCGTAAAGCGGGTCTATTCAGATTACCGCAGGCTTCTCGAAGACCAGGAGATCGAGGCGGTCCTTGTCTGCCTGCCGAATCATATGCATCATCCCGTCTGTCTGGAGGCGGCCCGGGCGGGGAAGCATATCCTCGTGGAGAAGCCCATGGCGTTGAATTTCAGGGAAGCGGATGAGATGGTGGAGGAGGCAAGGACAAACGGGGTGACCCTGATGGTAGGCCAGAGCAGGCGTTTCTCGGACGCCATGGCTGAGATACGGGCTAGGATGGACGAGATCGGCCACCCCTTCCGGATAGACATCAATTTTCTCGTAAGCTTCCCCCAACCCCCGACGGACTGGTGGAGGAGTTCCCAGGAGGCGGGTGGGCTCGTCATCCTTCTGCAGGGAAGCCACTCCGTCGACACCATTCTGTGGCTTCTCGACAAGACCCCCTCGACCGTTTTTGCTCTTTCCCGCTCTCGAAACCCTCTTTGGGAAGGAGAGGATGAGGCCGATATGATCCTTGGGTTTGACTCCGGCGAAATGGCCTCTGTCCACCTCTCCTTGAACACAACCCCCTATCTCCACGAGACCATCATCGTGGGACCCCGAGGCACGATGAGGCTCTTCGAGTTTCCCGCCGGAGGGGTTTTCGGGTTTTCATACCGTCTGGAGATAAACGGCGAGACGGTCATGTCCGGGCAACAGGCTCCTTCCCTGTATACGGTCCAACTGAAAGAGTTCTCGGAGGCCATTCGGGACAAGAGGTCCCCTGTGGCTTCGGGCGACGAGGTGAGAAGGACCATGTTTGTGCTCGACGGAATTCGCAGATCAGACAGGGAAGGGATAGTCATCCGGTTGAATCCTCCGCAGACATGA
- a CDS encoding TRAP transporter large permease, producing the protein MIAAVFTLLLAIGIPIAFVLGISSVLYLWRTQMPFVLVSQRVFVGLDNFLLLAVPLFILAGKLMNASGITRRLVDFFYILIGHIRGGLAYVNIIASIFFAGITGAGAADTAAIGSIMIPAMKKEGYSAEYSGAVTAISSTIGPTIPPSIAMVVYGAMAETSVARLFLAGFIPGLLLGLAQLGVAAYFARRQRFPVREKILSIRTVTEGFFNTILAILMPVILLGGILSGVFTPTEAAGVAVFYALIVGFFIYRELKIPHLLHVLYETSVLTGSILIILAMAHLFGWILAAETVPEIVAKAMTSITGNPILILLLINVLLLFVGTIMETLAAIILLTPILLPLAQTIGIDPVHFGIILVVNLNIGLATPPLGVCLIVASPIAEVPLERIALATVPFLIASIGVLFVITYIPQLVMFVPELFMH; encoded by the coding sequence ATGATCGCCGCTGTTTTCACCCTTCTTTTGGCCATCGGCATCCCCATCGCCTTTGTCCTGGGGATAAGCAGCGTTCTCTACCTCTGGAGGACACAGATGCCTTTTGTCTTGGTCTCCCAGAGGGTCTTTGTCGGTCTCGACAATTTTCTGCTCCTGGCCGTTCCCCTTTTTATTCTTGCCGGCAAGCTAATGAACGCCTCCGGAATAACCAGACGGCTCGTCGACTTCTTCTATATCCTGATCGGGCACATCCGGGGAGGGCTGGCCTATGTGAATATCATTGCCAGCATCTTTTTTGCCGGCATTACCGGAGCGGGAGCTGCGGACACGGCGGCTATCGGATCTATCATGATCCCGGCCATGAAGAAGGAGGGTTACTCGGCGGAGTACAGCGGGGCGGTGACGGCCATTTCCTCCACCATCGGACCTACGATTCCTCCCAGTATTGCCATGGTGGTCTACGGAGCTATGGCGGAGACTTCCGTTGCGAGGCTGTTTCTGGCCGGTTTCATCCCGGGACTTCTGCTGGGACTTGCCCAACTGGGTGTGGCTGCTTACTTTGCACGGCGTCAGAGATTTCCCGTACGGGAGAAGATCCTCTCGATTCGCACGGTGACCGAGGGGTTCTTCAACACGATTTTGGCCATCCTCATGCCGGTCATCCTGCTCGGAGGGATTCTCAGCGGTGTTTTCACTCCTACCGAGGCGGCGGGAGTCGCGGTCTTCTATGCCCTGATCGTGGGGTTTTTCATTTACCGGGAGCTTAAGATCCCACACCTCCTGCACGTCCTCTATGAGACGAGCGTGTTGACCGGGAGCATTCTCATAATTTTGGCCATGGCTCACCTCTTCGGGTGGATATTGGCGGCCGAGACGGTTCCTGAGATCGTCGCGAAGGCAATGACCTCGATAACCGGCAATCCCATCCTGATCCTGTTGCTCATCAACGTCCTTCTCCTGTTTGTAGGTACGATTATGGAGACTCTTGCAGCCATCATCCTCCTGACCCCGATCCTGCTGCCCCTGGCTCAGACGATCGGCATCGATCCGGTCCATTTCGGAATCATTCTGGTGGTCAACCTCAATATCGGACTCGCCACCCCGCCTCTCGGTGTCTGTCTGATTGTGGCTTCCCCCATCGCCGAGGTTCCCCTGGAGAGGATTGCCCTGGCAACGGTTCCTTTCCTGATTGCATCGATCGGGGTATTGTTTGTCATAACCTACATTCCTCAATTGGTGATGTTCGTGCCCGAGCTGTTCATGCATTGA
- a CDS encoding TRAP transporter small permease — protein MLILRIASRFSDVLERVIKVSIILSMGGIVFFVNLAVFFRYVLSDPLTWTNEISGYLLVFSVLFGASIALRHNQFVKVEALSNALPPRIRMFVTVGSQVLIGLFLLVCIDSPSLLIQKAVITKTVSPALGIPMAQLYRLLRVGFVCMLFFVVINTFDLLLQGAAASNLQRKDG, from the coding sequence ATGCTGATCTTGAGGATCGCGAGTAGGTTCAGCGACGTACTTGAGAGGGTCATCAAGGTCTCCATTATTCTAAGCATGGGGGGAATAGTCTTCTTCGTGAACCTAGCCGTGTTCTTCCGATACGTTCTGTCTGATCCTCTTACATGGACCAATGAGATCTCCGGATATCTTCTTGTCTTCTCAGTACTCTTTGGGGCTTCCATCGCATTGAGGCATAATCAGTTCGTAAAGGTTGAGGCCCTCTCCAACGCGTTGCCCCCCCGGATACGGATGTTTGTGACGGTAGGGTCACAGGTACTGATCGGCCTTTTCCTGCTCGTCTGTATCGATTCCCCCTCCCTGCTGATCCAGAAGGCGGTCATAACAAAGACCGTGAGTCCGGCCTTGGGCATACCTATGGCTCAGCTCTATCGGCTCCTGCGGGTGGGCTTTGTCTGCATGCTCTTTTTCGTGGTCATAAACACCTTCGATCTTCTCCTCCAAGGCGCTGCAGCCTCGAATCTTCAGAGGAAGGACGGATGA
- a CDS encoding TRAP transporter substrate-binding protein, translated as MKAIKIIKGKRLWIFFILGIFLLWAHSAGAATVLKYGHANVPIYFYHTAGVAFGQCLDKSTGGALKVKIYPQGQLGGERDITEGLQLGSVDFQATSIGVTGTFIPALRILNLPFLFKGPNHWMAVMNGSVGQLILGKAREQGEKVGLKVLAIAAPDFRLPMNNKRPIKSIEDFKGLKIRTMQVPLHMKAYSAIGASPVPLPFGELYTALQTGVVDGNENGPLTLYGKKFYEVQKYMTLLPVVSNGGIFLMSKATWDKLSREHQLAVTKCIPIWRKKMDQDALEKGGWAIEKMKEHGLQVSTVADLTPFIEATKPVYEWLYNDLPKDTAEWTREMVVKIREVGAGIEREEWYVTR; from the coding sequence ATGAAAGCCATTAAGATTATCAAAGGGAAAAGGCTTTGGATTTTCTTCATCCTCGGTATCTTTCTGCTGTGGGCCCATTCTGCGGGGGCGGCAACGGTTTTGAAATACGGCCACGCAAATGTACCGATCTATTTCTACCATACCGCTGGAGTGGCTTTCGGCCAGTGTCTCGACAAATCGACGGGTGGCGCCTTGAAGGTCAAGATCTACCCCCAGGGCCAACTGGGCGGGGAGAGAGACATCACCGAAGGCCTGCAACTCGGCAGTGTCGATTTCCAGGCCACATCTATCGGAGTGACCGGGACTTTTATCCCGGCCCTGCGGATCTTGAATCTCCCCTTCCTTTTCAAGGGGCCCAACCACTGGATGGCGGTCATGAACGGTAGCGTGGGACAGCTGATTTTGGGAAAGGCTCGGGAACAGGGAGAGAAGGTGGGGCTCAAGGTACTGGCCATCGCAGCCCCCGACTTCCGGCTTCCCATGAACAACAAGCGCCCCATCAAATCGATCGAGGATTTCAAGGGGTTGAAAATCAGGACCATGCAGGTTCCCCTTCACATGAAGGCATATAGCGCCATAGGGGCCAGCCCGGTACCCCTTCCCTTTGGCGAGCTCTATACGGCTCTTCAAACGGGTGTGGTCGATGGGAATGAGAACGGTCCCCTGACTCTCTATGGCAAGAAGTTCTACGAGGTTCAGAAATACATGACCCTCCTCCCCGTCGTTTCCAATGGTGGAATCTTTCTGATGAGCAAGGCAACATGGGATAAGCTCTCCAGAGAGCACCAGCTTGCCGTTACCAAGTGTATCCCGATTTGGCGGAAGAAGATGGATCAGGACGCCCTTGAAAAGGGAGGATGGGCTATCGAAAAGATGAAAGAGCATGGTCTGCAGGTCAGTACCGTGGCAGATCTTACCCCTTTTATAGAGGCTACAAAACCGGTCTATGAGTGGCTGTACAACGACCTCCCGAAAGATACGGCCGAGTGGACGAGGGAGATGGTTGTAAAGATCCGTGAAGTGGGGGCAGGGATCGAAAGGGAGGAATGGTACGTGACCAGGTGA
- a CDS encoding sugar ABC transporter substrate-binding protein, translating to MRRFLAIGTAVVLLLLASGLHVKTQAEVTLRFSDWHLTEDVWNKSLREAMDIFHKEHPNIRVVLEPVSYKEKETKYTVESAAGRAPDVFHVHAFSLPMFFSKGYAKDLTPFIDREGPGFLDAWYPLPIRLMKYKGKVHAMPGDYMTMVLFYNTEIFKAAGLDPSKPPETWDEFLEYAKRLTRDTDGDGKVDQWGFGTVGAKSPGFSLRFGPFIWSFGGDYLTPDMKRSALDRPEAREAFKFFVELYTKHKVVPPGLTAMNPQQVRTQLAQKKVAMILGSGWTPPIVNKINPNLRAFEVLKCAPAPIKRKKATAIWLSSWVMSPNTKHPDEAWELMKFITSREMELKWFVDNRVTSSRKDVSGVAPEILNDKFASVIASQLPYGKVEPQIKEWPEIMDTFTTSLQEAIVGMKTPDKALDEAHERINAILAR from the coding sequence ATGAGAAGATTTCTGGCAATCGGAACCGCCGTGGTTTTGCTGCTCCTCGCATCAGGCCTCCATGTGAAGACCCAGGCCGAAGTCACCTTGAGATTTTCAGACTGGCACCTCACAGAAGACGTCTGGAACAAGTCACTGAGGGAGGCCATGGACATCTTCCACAAAGAGCATCCCAATATCAGGGTGGTCCTTGAACCGGTCTCTTACAAAGAGAAGGAGACGAAATACACCGTGGAGTCGGCCGCAGGTCGAGCTCCCGATGTTTTTCACGTCCACGCCTTCTCTCTGCCCATGTTCTTCAGCAAGGGCTACGCAAAGGATCTTACCCCCTTCATCGACAGGGAGGGTCCCGGGTTCCTGGATGCCTGGTATCCCTTGCCGATAAGGCTGATGAAATACAAGGGCAAGGTGCATGCCATGCCCGGAGACTACATGACCATGGTCCTGTTTTACAACACCGAGATCTTCAAGGCCGCCGGGTTGGACCCGAGCAAGCCTCCCGAGACGTGGGACGAGTTTCTCGAGTACGCCAAGCGCCTCACCCGTGATACCGATGGAGACGGAAAGGTCGACCAATGGGGATTCGGTACGGTAGGTGCCAAGAGCCCGGGCTTCTCCCTCCGATTCGGCCCCTTTATCTGGAGTTTCGGCGGGGATTACCTCACCCCTGACATGAAGCGATCCGCTCTGGACAGGCCCGAAGCCAGGGAGGCCTTCAAGTTCTTTGTGGAGCTCTATACGAAACACAAGGTCGTCCCGCCCGGATTGACGGCCATGAATCCCCAGCAGGTTCGAACCCAGCTTGCCCAGAAGAAGGTGGCCATGATCCTGGGCTCCGGGTGGACACCTCCCATCGTAAACAAGATAAACCCGAATCTGAGGGCTTTCGAGGTCCTGAAGTGCGCCCCAGCACCGATCAAGAGAAAGAAAGCCACTGCCATATGGCTGAGTTCGTGGGTCATGAGCCCCAATACAAAGCATCCCGACGAGGCCTGGGAGCTGATGAAATTCATCACGAGCAGGGAAATGGAGCTCAAGTGGTTTGTGGACAACCGGGTCACCTCTTCCCGGAAGGATGTGAGCGGCGTGGCTCCAGAGATTCTGAATGACAAGTTTGCCAGTGTCATCGCCTCTCAGCTCCCCTATGGAAAGGTGGAACCCCAGATCAAAGAATGGCCCGAAATCATGGACACCTTCACGACCTCCCTCCAGGAGGCCATTGTGGGGATGAAGACCCCTGATAAGGCCTTGGATGAAGCTCACGAGAGGATCAATGCCATCCTTGCCAGGTGA
- a CDS encoding sugar ABC transporter permease: MNIRLRIRDRHMWILFVGPGVLLLVLVLGFPAVKSLLYSLRPEEAGSTAYTVSNYRNLLKDPFFARTFWNTGVFVTLSVASHMLLGLAVAMVLNSAIPAKPLFRVIALLPWVVPDVVAGIIWKWMYDPIYGALNDLLLRTGLIDSPVEWLSNPKLALLSVILVNLWRGFPFVMLILLAGLQAIPRYLYEAAAIDGATRWQLFRHVTIPGLKKMIIVALALDIVWEVRRFGLIQAMTQGGPGVLTEVLSTYTYKQYFQFFRFEYASAISVVMTAVLLMVSLPYILMISQEE; this comes from the coding sequence TTGAACATCAGACTCCGCATAAGGGACCGCCACATGTGGATCCTCTTCGTGGGTCCGGGGGTTCTGCTCCTGGTGCTGGTACTCGGCTTTCCAGCAGTGAAAAGCCTTCTGTACAGCCTCAGGCCCGAAGAGGCCGGCAGCACCGCATACACCGTTTCCAATTACAGAAATCTCCTTAAGGACCCGTTTTTTGCACGAACCTTTTGGAACACAGGCGTCTTTGTGACCCTCAGCGTTGCCAGCCATATGCTCCTCGGGCTGGCCGTCGCCATGGTGCTCAACAGTGCCATCCCGGCAAAACCCCTCTTCCGTGTGATCGCCTTGCTGCCATGGGTGGTCCCCGATGTAGTCGCTGGAATCATTTGGAAATGGATGTACGACCCGATATACGGCGCCCTTAACGATCTCCTGCTCAGAACGGGGTTGATCGACTCGCCTGTGGAATGGCTATCAAACCCGAAGCTCGCCCTTTTGAGTGTGATCCTTGTCAATCTCTGGCGGGGTTTCCCCTTTGTGATGTTGATCCTTCTGGCCGGTCTTCAGGCGATCCCCAGGTACCTTTACGAGGCGGCCGCCATCGACGGCGCTACCAGGTGGCAGCTCTTCCGCCATGTCACGATTCCCGGACTGAAGAAGATGATCATCGTGGCTCTGGCCCTGGACATTGTCTGGGAGGTGCGGCGTTTCGGCCTGATTCAGGCCATGACCCAGGGAGGGCCGGGTGTCCTTACCGAGGTCCTCTCCACCTATACCTATAAGCAGTACTTCCAGTTTTTCCGATTCGAGTATGCTTCGGCCATCTCCGTGGTTATGACCGCCGTTCTCCTGATGGTGAGTCTTCCCTACATTCTCATGATAAGCCAAGAGGAATGA
- a CDS encoding carbohydrate ABC transporter permease gives MTPVEVSPYAPRDLASKILIWIFLTVVCLYCLFPFAWMLSTSLKTEAEAFRMPPTWIPLKPTLDSFIGIWVRKHFGIYFFNSTVISLATAMLSTFFGALAGYGFSRFVFHGRRFLIGFFLATQMLPGVLLVGPYFKILTRVGLYDTRTGLIIAFLTICLPFSTWMMKGFIDKVPVELDQVAMVDGCSRLGVFFKIVLPVVAPGMVATVLFAFLLAWGDLLWALCLTSSEPMTTVTLGIARTVGEFRIIWPMLMAGSLLGGMPAIILYIFLQRLLVQGLTAGAVKE, from the coding sequence ATGACGCCAGTGGAAGTCAGCCCCTATGCTCCGCGAGACCTTGCCTCGAAGATCCTCATCTGGATCTTTCTGACAGTGGTTTGCCTCTACTGTCTGTTTCCCTTCGCGTGGATGCTTTCGACATCGCTCAAGACAGAGGCCGAGGCCTTTCGGATGCCTCCTACATGGATACCCCTCAAGCCTACCCTCGACAGCTTCATCGGGATCTGGGTGAGAAAACACTTCGGGATCTATTTTTTCAACAGCACCGTCATCTCCCTGGCAACGGCGATGCTTTCAACTTTCTTCGGCGCTCTGGCAGGCTATGGGTTCTCGAGATTCGTCTTCCACGGCCGGCGGTTTCTCATCGGCTTCTTCCTGGCAACCCAAATGCTGCCCGGAGTACTGCTGGTAGGTCCGTACTTCAAGATACTCACAAGAGTCGGCCTCTACGACACCCGAACCGGCCTGATCATCGCTTTTCTGACCATCTGCCTCCCCTTTTCCACCTGGATGATGAAGGGTTTCATCGACAAGGTTCCTGTCGAGCTCGACCAGGTTGCGATGGTGGATGGCTGCTCCAGATTAGGAGTCTTCTTCAAGATCGTCCTGCCAGTGGTCGCCCCGGGAATGGTTGCGACCGTTCTGTTCGCCTTTCTCCTCGCATGGGGAGACCTGCTCTGGGCCCTCTGCCTTACCAGCAGTGAACCCATGACTACCGTAACTCTGGGCATTGCGCGAACCGTGGGAGAATTCAGGATCATATGGCCCATGCTGATGGCCGGTTCCCTACTCGGGGGAATGCCGGCGATCATTCTCTACATATTTCTCCAGCGGCTTCTGGTTCAAGGCCTCACGGCAGGGGCCGTCAAGGAGTGA
- a CDS encoding 3-oxoacyl-ACP reductase FabG has protein sequence MKFEGSVALVTGAGRGIGKAIALCFARERAHVVVNDICPEEEIEALAREISAMGVRSLAFRADVSRSDQVRAMVSRVEKTFQRLDILVNNAGTIRRGTIETVTEEDWDEVIRVNLRGTFTCCKAVVDLMKRQGRGKIVNVSSVAGKTGDITSAPGYGPSKAGIDALTKTLARQLAPQGINVNAVAPHAIETEMSAQWSEEKRRSIIEAIPLGRLGKPEDVAEAVLFLASDKADFITGEILDVNGGFLMD, from the coding sequence ATGAAATTCGAAGGCTCTGTAGCCCTGGTGACGGGCGCTGGCAGAGGGATCGGCAAGGCAATCGCCCTCTGTTTTGCCCGGGAGAGGGCCCATGTGGTTGTCAACGATATCTGTCCGGAAGAGGAGATCGAGGCTCTGGCAAGAGAGATCTCTGCAATGGGAGTGAGGAGCCTCGCCTTCAGGGCCGATGTCAGCCGGTCCGACCAGGTGAGAGCGATGGTAAGCCGGGTGGAGAAGACCTTCCAGAGACTCGACATTCTCGTCAACAATGCCGGTACTATTCGAAGGGGCACCATAGAGACGGTGACGGAAGAGGACTGGGACGAGGTGATAAGGGTCAACCTCAGGGGAACCTTCACGTGCTGCAAGGCCGTGGTCGACCTCATGAAACGTCAGGGAAGGGGCAAGATCGTCAACGTCTCATCCGTGGCTGGGAAGACGGGTGACATCACCTCCGCTCCCGGATATGGGCCTTCCAAGGCTGGAATCGATGCACTCACCAAGACCCTGGCGAGGCAGCTGGCACCCCAAGGGATCAACGTCAATGCCGTTGCCCCTCATGCGATCGAGACGGAGATGAGCGCCCAATGGTCAGAGGAGAAACGGAGATCGATCATCGAGGCGATCCCCCTGGGACGACTGGGAAAACCGGAAGACGTGGCCGAGGCGGTTCTGTTTCTCGCATCGGACAAGGCTGATTTTATTACAGGGGAGATACTCGACGTAAACGGCGGGTTTCTCATGGACTAG
- a CDS encoding SpoIID/LytB domain-containing protein, with the protein MSDSPGRHGSKEPNISVGITTAKKIFHFRLTGTFTSLPKATLSSGRYTACLGEGGISVIDDSGRVILQQPSIALSPQVPERSCFGLARVPVGEGFHWEYTQDLSFRGELRIRPFPPEGLQVINTLPLEAYLCSVVGSEMSAAAPLEFLKAHAVISRSWAIRRITGKDRPADPPPPTRRPAPDGEIFSWTGAEIHETFDVCADDHCQRYRGILRETASVLEKAVRETRGQILTYGGEICDTRYSKCCGGMTEDFNSVWEDLDIPYLRSLPDNESPARGFSFPLSVEENARRWITGSPEAYCRTTDRGIIETVLPPSDRETGDFFRWERLYSQDELSLILGEKTGRDLGQIRDLLPLQRGGSGRIIRLRVVGTRSTLDVGKELEIRRVLSPTHLYSSAFFVEKEATPGGVPKRFRLLGAGWGHGVGLCQIGAAVMAIHGKTYGEILRHYFPNTRLDRAYDR; encoded by the coding sequence ATGTCTGATTCACCGGGAAGGCATGGGTCGAAGGAACCCAATATCTCAGTAGGGATAACGACTGCAAAGAAAATCTTCCATTTCCGGCTGACAGGAACCTTCACGTCTCTTCCGAAAGCCACCCTCTCTTCGGGCCGGTACACCGCCTGTCTGGGAGAAGGTGGCATCTCCGTTATCGACGACAGCGGGAGGGTGATACTCCAACAGCCTTCAATCGCTCTGTCTCCACAGGTGCCGGAACGGTCCTGCTTCGGACTGGCAAGGGTACCTGTGGGGGAAGGCTTTCACTGGGAGTACACGCAGGATCTCTCCTTTCGTGGAGAGCTTCGTATCCGGCCTTTCCCCCCGGAAGGGCTCCAGGTGATCAATACTCTCCCCCTGGAAGCCTATCTCTGTAGTGTCGTCGGGTCGGAGATGAGCGCAGCGGCGCCCTTGGAGTTCCTGAAGGCCCACGCGGTCATCTCCAGAAGCTGGGCCATCAGAAGAATAACGGGAAAGGACCGGCCCGCCGATCCCCCCCCTCCAACCCGGAGGCCGGCCCCCGACGGGGAGATCTTCTCTTGGACCGGTGCGGAGATTCACGAGACATTCGACGTCTGCGCCGATGATCACTGCCAGCGCTACCGTGGGATTCTCCGTGAGACCGCTTCGGTCCTCGAAAAGGCCGTCCGAGAGACCCGGGGGCAGATACTCACCTACGGAGGCGAGATCTGCGACACACGCTATTCCAAGTGTTGCGGCGGTATGACGGAGGACTTCAACAGCGTCTGGGAAGACCTGGATATCCCCTATCTCAGGTCCCTCCCGGATAATGAGAGTCCCGCCCGGGGATTCTCATTCCCTCTCTCAGTGGAGGAGAATGCCCGGAGGTGGATCACGGGCTCTCCCGAGGCATATTGCCGGACCACAGACAGGGGGATCATCGAGACGGTGCTTCCTCCCTCGGACAGGGAAACGGGGGATTTCTTCCGCTGGGAAAGGCTCTACTCCCAGGATGAGCTTTCCCTGATCCTCGGTGAAAAGACGGGCAGGGACTTGGGACAGATTCGCGATCTCCTTCCTCTCCAGAGAGGAGGATCAGGCCGGATCATCCGTCTCCGTGTGGTGGGGACCAGATCCACCCTGGATGTGGGCAAGGAACTCGAAATCCGCCGGGTTCTCTCGCCGACCCACCTGTACAGCTCCGCCTTTTTCGTCGAAAAAGAAGCGACCCCGGGGGGAGTCCCCAAGAGGTTCCGTCTTCTGGGGGCCGGGTGGGGCCACGGCGTCGGGCTGTGCCAGATAGGTGCGGCGGTCATGGCGATCCATGGCAAGACCTATGGCGAGATCCTCCGCCACTATTTCCCCAATACCCGGCTGGATAGGGCCTACGACAGGTAA